In Nitratireductor basaltis, the following are encoded in one genomic region:
- the aceA gene encoding isocitrate lyase has product MSEFDNLIQNAPAGRYEGISRPYTAEDVKRLRGSVEIRYTLAEKGAERLWKLIHEEDFVNALGALSGNQAMQMVRAGLKAIYLSGWQVAADANTASAMYPDQSLYPANAGPELAKRINKTLQRADQIETAEGNRSVDTWFAPIVADAEAGFGGPLNAFEIMKAYIEAGAAGVHFEDQLASEKKCGHLGGKVLIPTSAHIRNLTAARLAADVMGTSTLVIARTDAEAAKLLTSDIDERDRPFVDYDRERTAEGFYHVRNGLEACIARANAYAPYCDLIWCETSKPDLDQARRFAEGVHKEHPGKLLAYNCSPSFNWKKNLDDATIAKFQRELGAMGYKFQFITLAGFHQLNYGMFELARGYKDRQMAAYSELQEAEFASEANGYTATKHQREVGTGYFDAVSMAITGGQSSTTAMSESTETAQFRPAAE; this is encoded by the coding sequence ATGAGCGAATTCGACAACTTGATCCAGAACGCACCCGCTGGCCGCTATGAGGGCATTTCGCGGCCCTATACGGCAGAAGACGTAAAGCGGCTGCGGGGTTCGGTGGAGATTCGCTACACCCTGGCAGAAAAGGGTGCCGAGCGCCTCTGGAAGCTCATTCACGAGGAAGATTTCGTCAATGCGCTCGGCGCGCTTTCCGGCAACCAGGCGATGCAGATGGTTCGCGCCGGCCTGAAGGCCATCTATCTGTCGGGCTGGCAGGTTGCCGCCGACGCCAATACCGCATCTGCCATGTATCCGGACCAGTCGCTCTACCCCGCAAATGCCGGACCGGAGCTTGCCAAGCGCATCAACAAGACCCTGCAGCGAGCAGACCAAATCGAGACGGCAGAAGGCAATCGCTCGGTCGACACATGGTTCGCACCGATTGTTGCAGATGCGGAAGCCGGTTTCGGCGGACCGCTCAACGCCTTCGAGATCATGAAGGCCTATATCGAGGCCGGTGCGGCAGGCGTTCACTTCGAGGATCAGCTCGCTTCTGAAAAGAAGTGCGGCCATCTGGGCGGCAAGGTCCTGATCCCGACCTCGGCGCATATCCGCAACCTGACCGCAGCACGACTGGCTGCCGATGTCATGGGCACGTCGACGCTCGTCATTGCACGCACGGATGCGGAAGCGGCAAAGCTTCTCACCTCCGACATCGATGAGCGCGACCGCCCCTTCGTCGACTATGACCGGGAGCGTACGGCGGAAGGCTTCTATCATGTCCGCAACGGGCTGGAGGCCTGTATTGCCCGCGCGAACGCCTATGCACCCTATTGCGACCTCATCTGGTGCGAGACATCCAAGCCGGATCTCGACCAGGCGCGGCGTTTCGCAGAAGGCGTGCACAAGGAGCATCCGGGCAAGCTACTCGCCTACAACTGCTCGCCGTCCTTCAACTGGAAGAAGAACCTGGACGATGCGACCATTGCCAAGTTCCAGCGCGAGCTGGGCGCCATGGGCTACAAGTTCCAGTTCATCACGCTCGCAGGTTTCCACCAGCTCAATTACGGCATGTTCGAGCTGGCCCGCGGCTACAAGGACCGGCAGATGGCAGCCTATTCGGAACTGCAGGAAGCGGAGTTTGCCTCCGAGGCCAATGGCTACACCGCCACAAAGCATCAGCGCGAAGTCGGTACCGGATATTTCGATGCCGTATCCATGGCCATAACGGGTGGCCAGTCATCAACCACCGCCATGAGCGAATCTACCGAAACAGCACAATTCCGCCCTGCTGCGGAATAA
- a CDS encoding ABC transporter ATP-binding protein: MTSLGSTRRTFAPWADENAKPYIRFENVTKRFGDFTAVDNLSLDIYEREFFALLGASGCGKSTLLRMLGGFEQPSEGRILLDGQDLAGIPPYKRPVNMMFQSYALFPHMSVEANIAFGLKQDGMPKPQIAERVAQMLKLVKLEQFAKRKPHQLSGGQRQRVALARSLAKRPKVLLLDEPLGALDKKLREETQFELVDLQQDLGLTFIVVTHDQEEAMTMADRIAIMDKGQVLQVATPPEIYEAPASRFVADFVGSINMFEGDVARNGSEGVTLTDEAGTRLVSSHAPEDIDGHRAWLAIRPEKIRISSKRPEADNVLEGEVWDIAYLGDMTIYNVKLDDGRIVKASSVNSLRRLEDPLTWHDRAFVSFPADAGVVLVR; the protein is encoded by the coding sequence ATGACATCGCTTGGCAGCACGCGCAGAACTTTTGCGCCATGGGCGGATGAAAATGCTAAACCCTACATCCGCTTCGAGAATGTGACCAAGCGCTTCGGCGACTTCACTGCCGTCGACAATCTTTCACTCGATATTTACGAGCGGGAGTTCTTCGCGCTTCTTGGCGCGTCGGGCTGCGGCAAGTCCACCTTGCTGCGCATGCTGGGCGGTTTCGAGCAGCCAAGCGAGGGGCGCATCCTGCTGGACGGTCAGGACCTTGCGGGTATCCCGCCATACAAGCGGCCCGTGAACATGATGTTCCAGTCCTATGCACTCTTCCCGCATATGAGTGTTGAAGCCAATATAGCCTTCGGGCTGAAACAGGACGGCATGCCGAAGCCGCAGATCGCCGAGCGCGTGGCGCAGATGCTCAAGCTGGTGAAGCTGGAGCAATTCGCCAAACGCAAGCCGCATCAGCTTTCAGGCGGGCAGCGTCAGCGCGTGGCACTGGCCCGTTCGCTCGCCAAACGCCCCAAGGTGCTGTTGCTCGACGAGCCGCTGGGCGCGCTCGACAAGAAGCTGCGCGAGGAAACACAGTTCGAGCTTGTCGATCTGCAGCAGGATCTCGGCCTCACCTTCATCGTGGTGACCCATGATCAGGAAGAGGCCATGACTATGGCTGACCGCATCGCAATCATGGACAAGGGCCAGGTACTCCAGGTCGCCACCCCACCTGAGATCTATGAGGCACCTGCCTCTCGATTTGTCGCCGACTTCGTGGGTTCCATCAACATGTTCGAGGGCGATGTTGCGCGCAACGGAAGCGAGGGGGTCACGCTGACGGATGAAGCCGGCACGCGCCTCGTCTCCAGCCATGCGCCCGAAGATATCGATGGCCACAGGGCCTGGCTCGCAATACGTCCCGAGAAGATTCGCATCTCCAGCAAGCGGCCCGAAGCCGACAATGTTCTGGAAGGCGAGGTGTGGGACATCGCCTATCTCGGCGACATGACCATCTACAATGTCAAGCTCGATGACGGGCGGATAGTGAAGGCTTCAAGCGTCAACAGCCTGCGCCGGCTGGAAGACCCGCTGACCTGGCATGATCGCGCATTCGTTTCCTTCCCCGCCGATGCCGGCGTCGTGCTGGTGCGCTAG
- a CDS encoding ABC transporter permease subunit has translation MKSLTSALLNRVVIAVPYLWLLIFFLVPFFIVFKISLSQPAIAMPPYTPTFDLSEGLSGLWAGLSEMSFSNYLWLTEDALYINSYLSSLWIAGVSTVLTLLVGYPMAYAMARAPENLRPILLMLVILPFWTSFLIRVYAWIGILKTEGLLNQFLLFIGIIDQPLVILNTSTAIYIGIVYSYLPFMVLPLYATLEKMDQSLIEAAQDLGCPPLSSFWKITFPLSLPGVVAGCMLVFIPAVGEFVIPDLLGGSRTLMIGKTLWNEFFANRDWPVSSAVAIVLLLILVVPIVFFQRAQARSQEKGA, from the coding sequence ATGAAGAGCCTGACCAGTGCACTCCTCAACCGGGTCGTGATCGCAGTCCCTTATCTGTGGCTGCTGATCTTCTTTCTTGTTCCCTTCTTTATCGTCTTCAAGATTTCGCTGTCGCAGCCCGCGATCGCCATGCCGCCCTACACCCCGACCTTCGACCTGTCGGAGGGGCTGAGCGGGCTTTGGGCGGGCTTGAGCGAGATGTCGTTTTCCAACTATCTCTGGCTCACCGAAGACGCGCTCTACATCAATTCCTATCTCTCGAGTCTCTGGATTGCGGGCGTCTCCACCGTTCTGACGCTTCTGGTGGGTTATCCCATGGCCTATGCGATGGCGCGCGCACCTGAAAATCTGCGTCCGATCCTGCTGATGCTTGTCATCCTGCCTTTCTGGACCAGCTTCCTTATCCGCGTCTATGCCTGGATCGGAATCCTGAAGACGGAAGGCCTGCTCAACCAGTTCCTTCTCTTCATCGGCATCATCGATCAGCCGCTGGTGATCCTGAACACCTCGACCGCGATCTATATCGGTATCGTCTATTCCTATCTGCCCTTCATGGTGCTGCCGCTCTATGCGACCCTGGAGAAGATGGACCAATCGCTGATCGAGGCCGCACAGGATCTCGGTTGTCCGCCATTGAGCTCATTCTGGAAGATCACCTTCCCACTGTCGCTGCCGGGCGTGGTCGCGGGCTGCATGCTCGTCTTTATTCCAGCCGTTGGCGAATTCGTGATCCCGGATCTGCTTGGGGGCTCGCGCACGCTCATGATCGGCAAGACATTGTGGAACGAGTTCTTCGCCAATCGTGACTGGCCCGTGTCGTCGGCCGTAGCCATCGTGCTCCTGCTGATCCTCGTCGTGCCGATTGTCTTCTTCCAGCGTGCTCAGGCGCGCTCGCAGGAAAAGGGAGCCTGA
- a CDS encoding NADPH:quinone reductase — MKAAWYEHNGPAARVLEVGDMPAPKPGAGEVRVRLHTSGVNPSDVKGRKGREPVAPRIIPHSDGAGEVDLVGDGVNHARIGERVWIWNGQWRRPFGTAAEYIVVPEEQAVALPKQADYAAGACFGIPALTASHAVNLHGEIGGKTLLITGAGSSVGYYAVQFAKAKGARVIGTASGARADLARQAGADFVIDYKVKDVTKVVKDLTSGKGAHGIIDMDFSSTASLIANGVLAPHGKTVCYGSNAHGDVQVSFPTMLWNSLTLQIFLVYELLPQERKAAIEQLNREISAGHLKHAIGKRFRLDDIVAAHEAVENGEVAGNVVIDIS; from the coding sequence ATGAAAGCAGCCTGGTACGAGCATAACGGCCCTGCAGCCCGCGTGCTGGAAGTCGGCGACATGCCTGCACCGAAGCCCGGAGCGGGTGAAGTTCGCGTGCGGCTGCACACCTCCGGCGTCAATCCGTCGGATGTGAAGGGTCGCAAGGGTCGTGAGCCGGTTGCGCCACGCATCATTCCCCATAGCGACGGCGCAGGCGAGGTCGATCTTGTCGGCGATGGGGTCAATCACGCGCGCATTGGCGAGCGGGTCTGGATATGGAACGGACAATGGCGCAGGCCCTTCGGCACTGCCGCCGAATATATCGTCGTGCCCGAGGAGCAGGCTGTTGCCCTTCCAAAGCAGGCCGATTACGCCGCAGGAGCATGTTTCGGCATCCCCGCATTGACCGCCAGTCACGCCGTCAATCTGCATGGAGAGATAGGCGGCAAGACGCTCCTCATAACCGGTGCAGGCTCTTCCGTCGGGTACTACGCCGTGCAATTCGCGAAGGCGAAGGGCGCGCGTGTGATCGGCACGGCATCGGGGGCACGGGCGGACCTCGCGCGGCAGGCGGGCGCCGATTTCGTAATCGACTACAAGGTCAAGGACGTGACCAAGGTCGTGAAGGACCTGACCAGTGGCAAGGGCGCGCATGGCATCATCGACATGGATTTTTCATCGACCGCCTCGCTCATCGCGAATGGGGTGCTCGCGCCACATGGAAAGACTGTCTGCTACGGGTCCAATGCCCATGGCGACGTGCAGGTATCCTTTCCCACCATGTTGTGGAACAGCCTGACACTCCAGATTTTCCTCGTCTACGAATTGCTGCCGCAGGAACGCAAGGCGGCAATCGAGCAACTCAACCGCGAGATCTCAGCCGGTCATCTGAAGCATGCTATCGGCAAGCGGTTTCGGCTGGACGACATCGTTGCCGCGCATGAAGCAGTGGAGAACGGTGAAGTTGCTGGGAATGTGGTGATCGACATCAGCTGA
- a CDS encoding glutamine synthetase family protein, whose amino-acid sequence MRHSETERPMTGAANGGSGSGSSAPATPPAEPEYDFMTPEHEAEYRAFVAEHPDLEAVEFLLVDPNGIIRGKWSPADSLKKAYMEGINFPMSLHGLDVWGREVQETGLHIETGDQDGYCRATRGSLAIVPWAKRKTAQVLLQTFTPEGEPYMADARQVLKQKVAEVNEKGFYPTVAFELEFYLLEPGTDWDDGMPAPVGAMAGPDRLRMYGLDDLAEHQELFDMIRDAADAHNLPIDTIIKEAAPGQFEVNLKHRGDALRACDDVIILRRIVTGCARAKGLMATFMAKPFLEYAGNGMHVHASMCDADGNNIFAGDEGRSKLEAAVAGLLTTMPESLLLFINTWNGFRRITPGSYAPTRAVWAENNRSVALRIPVSTEENRRVEHRIAGADANPYLVMCAIIQGMIEGIEGGLRPPPMVEGNAYDDPEAGPELPDDMDDALQLTMRSKFVDRALGPLLAKVYRDLKRAEIIAFWGEITPLERTTYL is encoded by the coding sequence TTGCGCCACAGCGAGACCGAGCGGCCCATGACGGGTGCAGCAAACGGTGGATCGGGAAGCGGAAGCTCCGCCCCGGCCACTCCTCCAGCCGAGCCGGAATATGATTTCATGACACCCGAGCATGAGGCGGAATACCGGGCCTTCGTGGCCGAACATCCCGATCTCGAGGCTGTCGAATTTCTGCTGGTGGATCCCAATGGCATCATACGCGGCAAGTGGTCTCCCGCCGACAGCCTGAAGAAAGCCTATATGGAAGGCATCAACTTCCCGATGTCGCTGCACGGGCTCGATGTGTGGGGCAGGGAAGTGCAGGAAACAGGCCTCCACATCGAAACAGGCGATCAGGACGGCTATTGCCGCGCCACACGTGGCTCGCTTGCCATCGTGCCATGGGCCAAGCGCAAGACGGCGCAGGTGCTTCTTCAGACATTCACGCCTGAAGGCGAGCCCTATATGGCCGATGCACGCCAGGTGCTCAAGCAGAAGGTCGCCGAGGTCAACGAAAAGGGCTTCTATCCGACAGTTGCCTTCGAGCTGGAGTTCTATCTGCTTGAGCCGGGCACAGATTGGGACGACGGCATGCCTGCACCGGTTGGTGCGATGGCGGGGCCGGATCGGCTGCGCATGTACGGACTGGACGATCTTGCCGAGCATCAGGAACTGTTCGACATGATCCGCGATGCCGCGGATGCGCACAATCTGCCGATCGACACCATCATCAAGGAAGCGGCACCAGGCCAGTTCGAGGTCAATCTGAAGCATCGTGGCGATGCGCTGCGGGCCTGCGATGACGTCATCATCCTGCGCCGTATCGTGACTGGATGCGCACGCGCCAAGGGTCTGATGGCAACCTTCATGGCCAAGCCTTTCCTGGAATATGCGGGCAATGGCATGCATGTGCATGCATCCATGTGTGACGCGGATGGCAACAACATCTTCGCGGGCGACGAGGGCCGCTCAAAGCTGGAAGCCGCCGTTGCCGGTCTTCTGACGACAATGCCGGAGTCGCTCCTGCTTTTCATCAACACATGGAACGGCTTCCGGCGCATCACCCCGGGTTCCTACGCCCCGACGCGGGCGGTATGGGCGGAGAACAACCGCTCGGTCGCATTGCGCATCCCCGTCTCCACCGAAGAAAACCGGCGCGTTGAGCACCGCATCGCCGGTGCCGATGCCAATCCCTATCTCGTCATGTGCGCCATCATTCAGGGCATGATCGAAGGCATAGAGGGCGGATTGCGCCCGCCGCCGATGGTGGAGGGCAATGCCTATGATGATCCGGAGGCCGGTCCGGAACTTCCCGACGACATGGATGATGCCCTGCAACTGACCATGCGTTCCAAATTCGTCGATCGCGCATTGGGGCCGCTGCTTGCAAAGGTCTATCGCGACCTGAAGCGGGCGGAAATCATCGCCTTTTGGGGCGAGATCACGCCGCTGGAGCGGACAACCTATCTCTAG
- a CDS encoding polyamine ABC transporter substrate-binding protein: MRKAALLSAISALAASMALSAQAQDRVVNVYNWSDYIDESILEAFTEETGIKVQYDVFDSNEILETKLLAGGTGYDVVVPTGTFLARQIQAGVFQKLDKSKLTNLDKMWEMIAERTEKYDPGNEYSINYMWGTTGIGYNAKMVEERLGTDTIDDWDVVFDPEKLEKLADCGVHMLNAPAEMIPAALNYLGEDPDARDPEAIAKAEEALLAIRPHIRKFHSSEYINALANGDICLAVGWSGDVFQARDRAAEADQGVVVKYSIPQQGAQMWFDQMAIPADAPHVEEAHEFINYIMRPDVIAKATNYVYYANGNKASQELLDEEVIGDPAVYPPEDVMAKLFTTTPPNPREQRTITRSWTKVTTGQ; encoded by the coding sequence ATGAGAAAAGCTGCCCTTCTGTCTGCCATCTCCGCACTCGCGGCATCAATGGCACTGTCTGCACAGGCGCAGGACCGCGTGGTCAATGTCTACAACTGGTCCGACTATATCGACGAGTCGATCCTTGAAGCCTTCACCGAAGAGACGGGTATCAAGGTTCAGTACGATGTCTTCGATTCCAACGAAATCCTCGAGACCAAGCTGCTTGCCGGCGGTACGGGCTATGATGTGGTCGTGCCAACGGGCACATTTCTCGCCCGCCAGATCCAGGCCGGCGTGTTCCAGAAGCTGGACAAGTCCAAGCTGACCAATCTCGACAAGATGTGGGAGATGATCGCCGAGCGTACGGAGAAGTATGATCCCGGCAACGAGTACTCGATCAACTACATGTGGGGCACAACCGGCATCGGCTACAATGCCAAGATGGTGGAGGAGCGCCTTGGCACCGACACGATCGACGACTGGGATGTCGTGTTTGATCCCGAGAAGCTTGAAAAGCTGGCGGACTGCGGCGTGCATATGCTCAATGCGCCCGCGGAGATGATCCCCGCCGCGCTCAACTATCTCGGCGAGGATCCCGATGCACGTGATCCCGAAGCGATTGCGAAGGCGGAAGAAGCCCTGCTGGCAATTCGTCCGCATATCCGCAAATTCCACTCCTCCGAATATATCAACGCTCTGGCCAATGGCGACATCTGCCTCGCTGTCGGCTGGTCCGGTGACGTCTTCCAGGCGCGTGACCGTGCCGCGGAGGCGGATCAGGGCGTCGTGGTAAAATACTCGATCCCGCAACAGGGTGCGCAGATGTGGTTTGACCAGATGGCCATCCCTGCCGACGCCCCGCATGTGGAAGAGGCCCACGAATTCATCAACTACATCATGCGCCCCGACGTGATCGCGAAAGCGACCAACTACGTCTACTACGCCAATGGCAACAAGGCCTCCCAGGAACTTCTGGACGAAGAGGTGATCGGTGATCCGGCCGTCTATCCGCCGGAAGACGTGATGGCCAAGCTTTTCACCACCACGCCGCCAAATCCGCGCGAGCAGCGTACCATCACACGCAGCTGGACCAAGGTGACGACAGGCCAGTAA
- a CDS encoding LysR family transcriptional regulator produces the protein MKKLDWDDLRLFLHVARSGGLSAACKAAGTSPATAGRRMLALEEALGCRLFTRSARGYGLTDEGRKLLDHVQAMETAMQPLNAWQEGIRKRSQVRISAGSWTAQFCAQNLSRLWRSSDTFMLAFKSTEARLDLAHREAEIGLRNAAPTSANLAARQLGEVAFAPYRARGSGVENQWIAIDPAAASTPSAHWLNRRTEAEVVVYANAPRMLHDLVRTGLGIAILPCFVGDRDADLERCGSLIEELTSKQWITMHNDDRHRSEIRTVIDRLSRLLSDHAPLFRGERPIGG, from the coding sequence ATGAAAAAGCTCGACTGGGATGATCTGCGCCTGTTTCTCCATGTCGCCCGTTCCGGCGGCCTTTCGGCTGCGTGCAAGGCAGCGGGCACAAGCCCTGCAACAGCAGGGCGGCGCATGCTTGCGCTTGAAGAGGCGCTGGGTTGCCGGTTGTTCACGCGCAGCGCGCGGGGCTACGGCCTGACTGACGAGGGGCGCAAGCTGCTTGACCATGTACAAGCGATGGAGACTGCAATGCAGCCTCTCAACGCTTGGCAAGAGGGTATCCGCAAACGCTCCCAGGTGCGCATTTCCGCAGGCAGCTGGACCGCTCAGTTCTGCGCGCAGAACCTCTCCCGGCTCTGGCGGAGTTCCGACACGTTCATGCTGGCGTTCAAGTCAACCGAAGCGCGGCTCGATCTGGCACATCGGGAAGCCGAAATCGGCCTGCGCAATGCCGCGCCAACCAGCGCAAATCTCGCAGCACGCCAGCTCGGCGAGGTTGCGTTCGCGCCCTACCGTGCACGAGGAAGCGGGGTGGAAAACCAATGGATTGCCATTGACCCGGCAGCGGCATCGACACCTTCAGCACACTGGCTAAACAGGAGGACGGAGGCGGAGGTGGTTGTTTATGCCAATGCACCGCGCATGCTTCATGATCTTGTGCGCACTGGTCTGGGCATCGCGATACTTCCCTGCTTTGTCGGCGACCGTGATGCCGATCTGGAGCGCTGCGGCTCCCTGATTGAGGAGCTTACCAGCAAGCAGTGGATCACCATGCACAATGATGATCGTCATCGTTCGGAAATCCGCACGGTGATCGACAGGCTTTCCCGCCTGTTATCCGATCACGCTCCCCTCTTTCGCGGGGAACGCCCCATCGGCGGCTAA
- a CDS encoding helix-turn-helix domain-containing protein, whose product MAASQKIFAGARIRRIRNEKGLSQTAMAEGLGISPSYLNLIERNQRPLTVQLLLKLASVYRINPEELQGENATSLAELKEVFADPLLAGEMPGMHELAETVEASPNAALALVKLYRAYREQAERLSDLSQMLASEGRATAVTAKRLPVDEVRGALERRPYHFPAIEDEAESFLKLLDVKEGLLPALKDWLLREQGISVRVLPAATMPNWRRRYDRHSQRLFISERLSPADQLREIAMETALIRMQVAIDRGVADLKLSTDEARRLARFEMARYAALALMMPYQAFLTQAGRAKHDVAVLASRFSVSFEQAATRLVTLARPGASAIPFFLVEIDHAGNRLRRIGAEGFPHDRFGGACPKLSHHACFAEPGRVLVEAAEMPDGGLFATIARTVDGPATAYHERPRRTAILLGCDLEHTDKLAYRPSLLVSKDVAALPIGPACRLCERTGCLSRAEPPLTRPIGLDEAVTGFSAYDFQ is encoded by the coding sequence ATGGCTGCGAGTCAGAAGATATTTGCTGGCGCCCGGATCAGGCGCATTCGCAACGAAAAGGGCCTCAGCCAGACCGCGATGGCGGAGGGCCTTGGCATATCCCCGTCCTATCTCAATCTGATCGAGCGCAATCAGCGGCCACTCACCGTGCAGCTTCTGCTCAAGCTGGCTTCGGTCTATCGGATCAATCCGGAGGAATTGCAGGGCGAGAACGCCACCTCTCTGGCTGAACTGAAAGAGGTTTTTGCCGACCCCCTTCTTGCCGGCGAGATGCCGGGCATGCACGAACTGGCCGAGACCGTAGAGGCTTCTCCCAATGCTGCCCTGGCGCTGGTGAAGCTCTACCGCGCCTATCGCGAGCAGGCCGAGCGCCTCAGCGATCTGTCACAGATGCTTGCCAGCGAAGGGCGCGCCACCGCCGTCACCGCCAAGCGACTGCCCGTGGATGAAGTCCGCGGAGCGCTCGAGCGTCGGCCCTACCACTTCCCCGCGATCGAAGACGAGGCCGAATCGTTCTTGAAGCTTCTGGATGTGAAGGAAGGCTTGCTTCCGGCGCTCAAGGACTGGCTGTTGCGTGAGCAGGGGATTTCCGTGCGTGTGCTGCCGGCTGCAACCATGCCCAACTGGCGCCGGCGTTATGATCGCCACTCCCAGCGTCTTTTCATATCGGAGCGGCTTTCGCCGGCAGACCAGTTGCGCGAGATCGCGATGGAGACCGCTCTCATCCGCATGCAGGTCGCCATCGATCGGGGTGTGGCAGATCTGAAGTTGAGCACCGATGAGGCACGCAGGCTCGCCCGCTTCGAGATGGCCCGCTATGCGGCGCTCGCGCTGATGATGCCATATCAGGCGTTTCTCACGCAGGCCGGACGCGCAAAACATGACGTGGCGGTGCTGGCTTCGCGTTTCTCGGTGTCTTTCGAGCAGGCGGCGACAAGGCTGGTGACCTTGGCAAGACCCGGTGCTTCGGCAATCCCTTTTTTCCTGGTCGAAATCGATCACGCAGGCAACCGCCTTCGCCGCATCGGTGCGGAAGGTTTCCCGCATGACCGCTTCGGCGGCGCCTGTCCCAAGCTCAGCCATCATGCCTGCTTCGCGGAACCAGGGCGTGTGCTCGTCGAAGCGGCGGAGATGCCCGATGGCGGACTGTTTGCCACGATTGCGCGAACTGTGGATGGTCCGGCAACAGCCTATCACGAGCGTCCGCGCCGCACCGCAATCCTGCTTGGATGCGATCTGGAACATACCGATAAGCTCGCCTATCGCCCATCCCTGCTGGTGTCAAAGGATGTGGCCGCGCTTCCAATCGGTCCGGCCTGTCGCCTGTGCGAACGCACCGGTTGCCTCTCCCGCGCCGAGCCGCCGCTGACAAGGCCGATCGGGCTTGATGAAGCCGTCACCGGTTTCTCCGCCTATGATTTCCAGTGA
- a CDS encoding ABC transporter permease, with amino-acid sequence MAGTWGRFNIAALVLGFAFLYLPILLLVIFSFNESRLVTVWAGFSTKWYVQLFSNQGLMDAAWVTARVAFLSASIATVLGTMAALALTRYTRFRGRLLFSGMVFAPLVMPEVITGLSLLLLFVAINFDRGFATVTIAHITFSMCFVAVVVQSRLISFDRSLEEAALDLGATPTRAFFQVTLPVIMPAVISGWMLAFTLSLDDLVIASFTSGPGATTLPMKIYSQVRLGVTPEINAICTILIGIVTVGVIAASLVNKRREVIRRRDEAAYA; translated from the coding sequence ATGGCCGGCACCTGGGGGCGTTTCAACATCGCAGCACTGGTCCTGGGCTTTGCCTTTCTCTACCTGCCCATCCTGCTGCTGGTCATTTTCTCGTTCAACGAGTCCCGCCTGGTCACTGTATGGGCCGGCTTCTCTACGAAGTGGTACGTGCAGCTCTTCTCCAATCAGGGCCTGATGGATGCCGCCTGGGTGACCGCGCGTGTGGCCTTTTTGTCCGCAAGTATTGCGACCGTGCTCGGCACGATGGCCGCACTTGCGCTCACGCGTTACACGCGTTTTCGTGGACGCCTGCTGTTCTCCGGCATGGTCTTCGCCCCGCTTGTCATGCCTGAAGTCATAACCGGCCTGTCGCTGCTGTTGCTCTTCGTCGCGATCAACTTCGATCGCGGTTTCGCAACGGTGACCATCGCCCACATCACCTTCTCGATGTGTTTCGTTGCCGTGGTGGTGCAGTCGCGTCTGATTTCCTTTGATCGCTCGCTTGAAGAGGCCGCACTCGATCTCGGCGCCACGCCGACGCGGGCCTTTTTCCAGGTCACGCTGCCAGTCATCATGCCCGCTGTCATTTCTGGCTGGATGCTTGCCTTCACGCTTTCCCTAGATGATCTGGTGATCGCGAGCTTCACCTCAGGTCCCGGCGCAACGACGCTGCCGATGAAGATCTACAGCCAGGTCCGGCTCGGCGTGACGCCGGAAATCAATGCAATCTGCACCATCCTGATCGGCATTGTGACGGTAGGCGTGATCGCAGCTTCACTCGTCAACAAGCGCCGCGAGGTGATCCGCCGTCGTGACGAGGCGGCATATGCCTGA